GCCGAACCTTCTGCTGACTCCGCACGCCGCCGGCGGCCGCCCGGTGGGCGCCGATCAGCTCATCGCCCACAACGTCGCCGCACTGCTGGCCGGCGCGCCGCTGCGCAACGAGGTGGCCCGATGATGCGTGGCGTCCGGTGAGCCGGGGAGTGGTCCGGTGACGCACGTCGTCCTGGCCACGGTGGGCAGCGCCGGCGACGTCGTCCCGCTCGTCGGGCTCGGCGCCGAGCTGCGGGCGCGTGGGCACCGCGTCAGCGTCCTGACGAACCCGTACTTCCGGGGCGTGGTGGAGCGGGCGGACCTCGAGCTCGTGCCCACGGGCACCGTCGCGGACTTCGAGCGCGCCATGCGCGACCCTGACCTGTGGCACCCCACCCGGGCGCTGCGGGCCGTCGCGCGGGAGGCGATCCTCCCGACGATGCGGCCCATGTACGAGTACATCGCGGGGCTCGACCCGGCGAGCACCGTGCTCGTCGCGTCTGGGCTCGCCTTCGGCCCCCGCCTCGCGCAGGAACGGCTCGGCTTCCGCCTGGCCACCGTGCACCTGCAGCCCACCCTGTTCATGAGCGCCCACGACAACGCCGAGATGGGGCCCGTCAAGGCACCCGACTGGCTGCCCGTGGGCTTCCACGCCTGGCGGCTCGCCCAGCTCGAGCGACGCTTCGTCGACCCGCTGATGGCCCCCGACCTCAACGCCTTCCGCGCCGAGCTCGGGCTCGCGCCGGTCACGCGGATCTTCGGCCGGTGGATGCACTCCCCGGACCGTGTTCTCGGCCTGTTCCCAGACTGGTTCGCGCCCCCGCAGCCGGACTGGCCCCGCAACCTCGCCCTCACCGGCTTCGTGGACCACCGGGACGACGACGCCCCGCTGGGCCCGGAGCTGGAGGAGTTCCTGGCGGCCGGCGAGCCGCCGGTCGTCTTCACCCCCGGCTCCGCCAACCTGCACGGCGCGCGGTTCTTCGCCGCCGCCGTCGGCGCCGCACGCCGGCTCGGCCGACGCGCGGTGCTGCTGACCCGGTTCCGTGAGCAGCTCCCCGCCGAGCTGCCGCCCGGCGTGCTGCCCGTGGAGTGGGCGAACCTCCCACGGCTGCTGCCCCGGGCCGCGGCGATGGTGTACC
This window of the Georgenia yuyongxinii genome carries:
- a CDS encoding glycosyltransferase produces the protein MTHVVLATVGSAGDVVPLVGLGAELRARGHRVSVLTNPYFRGVVERADLELVPTGTVADFERAMRDPDLWHPTRALRAVAREAILPTMRPMYEYIAGLDPASTVLVASGLAFGPRLAQERLGFRLATVHLQPTLFMSAHDNAEMGPVKAPDWLPVGFHAWRLAQLERRFVDPLMAPDLNAFRAELGLAPVTRIFGRWMHSPDRVLGLFPDWFAPPQPDWPRNLALTGFVDHRDDDAPLGPELEEFLAAGEPPVVFTPGSANLHGARFFAAAVGAARRLGRRAVLLTRFREQLPAELPPGVLPVEWANLPRLLPRAAAMVYHGGIGTLAQTLNAGIPHLVVPFAHDQPDNANRLIRLGVGDRLGVRGLTAARLAAKLDRLLTDPAVAARCAEYATRVDYARSARETCDVIEAL